Proteins encoded in a region of the Devosia sp. RR2S18 genome:
- a CDS encoding DUF1761 domain-containing protein encodes MISHFAVNWLAVILATLASWLFGAGWYMALAKQWTASIGKKPEDINKSDYMPYIWSVLCLFVMAYFIALLTPLLTGDISVANGVLIGAHMWLGFVITAMVLNHRYEGALWARTLIDGGYLLAVLLIDGVVIGLFG; translated from the coding sequence ATGATTTCGCACTTTGCGGTGAACTGGCTTGCCGTCATTCTAGCAACGCTTGCCAGTTGGCTGTTCGGGGCCGGTTGGTACATGGCCCTTGCCAAGCAATGGACGGCCTCGATCGGCAAGAAGCCAGAGGACATCAACAAGTCCGACTATATGCCGTACATCTGGTCGGTGTTGTGCCTGTTCGTCATGGCCTACTTCATCGCCCTGCTCACGCCGCTGCTGACCGGCGACATCAGCGTCGCCAATGGCGTGCTGATTGGCGCCCACATGTGGTTAGGCTTCGTCATCACAGCCATGGTGCTCAACCACCGATATGAGGGTGCGCTATGGGCGCGCACGCTTATCGATGGCGGCTACCTGCTAGCCGTCCTTTTGATTGACGGGGTGGTGATCGGGCTCTTCGGCTAG
- a CDS encoding YciI family protein translates to MLYAMIAKDRPGTTEQRTAVRPVHLDHLHSLGDKMVLAGAMLDGNGVPEGSLMVIEAESLQAATATFEADPFVKEGIFASYEIKPWRIAINNMAKGS, encoded by the coding sequence ATGCTCTACGCCATGATTGCCAAGGATAGACCCGGCACGACTGAGCAGCGTACGGCCGTGCGCCCGGTCCATCTGGACCATCTTCATAGCCTGGGCGACAAGATGGTCCTTGCCGGCGCCATGCTGGACGGGAATGGGGTGCCCGAGGGTTCCCTGATGGTGATCGAAGCCGAGAGTTTGCAAGCGGCCACCGCCACTTTCGAAGCCGACCCCTTCGTCAAAGAAGGCATCTTTGCCAGCTACGAGATCAAGCCCTGGCGTATTGCCATCAACAACATGGCTAAGGGCAGCTAG
- the mtaB gene encoding tRNA (N(6)-L-threonylcarbamoyladenosine(37)-C(2))-methylthiotransferase MtaB, with protein sequence MGVETLTFGCRLNVYEAEVMKAEAQKAGLDNAVIINTCAVTAEAVRQAKQAVRKARRNHPEARIIVTGCAAQTEARSFGDMAEVDLVIGNADKLKAESYQPMVFGTPLNDKVQVNDIMSVRETAGHLIEGMDGRARAFVQVQNGCDHRCTFCIIPFGRGPSRSVPMGAVVEQIKKLVGNGYREVVLTGVDITSYGPDLPGAPSLGKLTQAILRHVPDLPRLRISSIDSIEADEALYEVVASDRRLMPHLHLSLQSGDDMILKRMKRRHSRDDALTIVDKLRSLRPNMVFGADIITGFPTETDEMFENTLRIIGEAELTYLHVFPYSPRPGTPAARMPQVDKRVARERAASLRDEGDRQFAKLCASRVGATEAVLIEREGLGRTEQFVPVLVPGTQPGELLAVRITEAASEGLVGEALRQAA encoded by the coding sequence ATGGGAGTTGAAACACTTACATTCGGCTGCCGGCTTAACGTCTATGAAGCCGAGGTCATGAAAGCCGAGGCGCAAAAGGCGGGGCTGGATAACGCTGTTATCATCAATACTTGCGCGGTGACAGCAGAGGCCGTGCGGCAGGCCAAGCAAGCCGTCCGCAAGGCCAGGCGTAACCATCCCGAGGCCCGGATTATCGTCACGGGCTGCGCCGCCCAAACTGAAGCGCGCAGTTTTGGCGACATGGCCGAGGTTGACCTCGTCATCGGCAATGCCGACAAACTCAAGGCCGAAAGCTACCAGCCCATGGTGTTCGGCACGCCTCTTAACGACAAGGTGCAGGTTAACGACATCATGAGCGTGCGGGAAACCGCAGGTCACCTGATCGAAGGCATGGACGGGCGCGCCCGCGCTTTTGTGCAGGTGCAGAATGGGTGCGATCATCGCTGCACCTTCTGCATCATTCCCTTCGGCCGTGGACCCTCGCGCTCGGTGCCGATGGGTGCTGTGGTCGAGCAGATCAAAAAGCTCGTCGGTAATGGTTACCGCGAAGTGGTGTTGACCGGGGTTGATATCACTTCATACGGGCCCGATCTGCCGGGGGCGCCCAGCTTGGGCAAGCTAACGCAGGCGATCCTCCGCCACGTGCCGGATCTGCCGCGACTGCGGATTTCCTCAATCGACTCTATAGAAGCAGACGAAGCACTATACGAGGTCGTCGCCAGCGATCGCCGATTGATGCCGCACCTACATCTGTCGCTGCAGTCAGGCGACGACATGATCCTCAAGCGCATGAAGCGGCGCCACTCCCGCGATGATGCACTCACCATTGTCGACAAGCTGCGAAGCCTCCGACCAAACATGGTGTTCGGGGCAGATATCATCACGGGTTTTCCCACCGAAACCGACGAGATGTTCGAGAACACACTACGGATCATTGGCGAGGCCGAACTCACGTACCTCCACGTCTTCCCATATTCACCGCGGCCGGGTACGCCGGCGGCGCGCATGCCGCAGGTTGATAAACGCGTGGCGCGTGAACGTGCCGCTTCCCTGCGCGATGAAGGCGACCGGCAATTTGCCAAGCTTTGTGCAAGTCGTGTGGGCGCAACCGAGGCCGTATTGATCGAGCGCGAGGGTTTGGGGCGAACCGAGCAGTTTGTGCCCGTTTTAGTCCCCGGCACGCAACCGGGTGAACTGCTTGCCGTTCGCATCACGGAAGCAGCGAGCGAGGGACTCGTGGGCGAGGCGCTGCGGCAAGCGGCATAA
- a CDS encoding GNAT family N-acetyltransferase — MDSIDRVSDAVRFVARTALVPLQSVAPAAWSQLCGAAIEPNGFFSPEYGLPAFGLTGKLGKPNLLLAQDDSATRELIGLVPVVWAWTALRLPVPALVAEQPYSPLSVPLLHAEHAERAAGALIDAAASAGARLLSLPAMTLNGPAFAALARAMERRGLSHALHNQHERAAFDATQPAEPYLRSGMGGKKLKELRRLRNRLAEEGPVSFAIANTPDAVMAALERFLILEAKGWKGAGGTGLGQNSNDASFVRAAAAGLSPDGRVEIGELTVNGAVIASGIIVRQSTQALFFKIAYDESRSRFSPGVQLTLELTHHFAADPTITLVDSTADAGHPMIDHIWRERLPIGDLLIPTAPDDPVAGAIIATMAARRGARSSAKRLLHALRNTKEKRS; from the coding sequence GTGGACAGCATCGACAGGGTGTCCGATGCGGTGCGGTTCGTTGCCCGTACCGCGCTGGTGCCTTTGCAATCTGTGGCGCCTGCTGCATGGAGTCAGCTGTGCGGGGCTGCCATTGAGCCCAATGGCTTCTTCTCGCCCGAATACGGGCTGCCGGCATTCGGCCTGACAGGCAAGCTGGGCAAACCCAATCTGTTGCTCGCGCAGGATGACAGCGCCACTCGCGAACTGATCGGCTTGGTGCCGGTGGTGTGGGCATGGACTGCCTTGCGATTGCCGGTGCCCGCGCTTGTTGCCGAACAACCCTATAGTCCGCTCAGCGTACCCCTCCTGCATGCCGAGCACGCCGAACGGGCTGCCGGTGCCTTGATCGATGCCGCAGCTTCTGCCGGGGCACGCCTGCTTTCCCTACCCGCCATGACGCTCAACGGACCTGCTTTTGCGGCACTGGCGCGAGCCATGGAGCGGCGCGGCCTCAGCCATGCCCTCCACAACCAGCATGAGCGGGCCGCGTTCGACGCCACCCAGCCGGCCGAACCCTATTTGCGATCCGGCATGGGGGGCAAAAAGCTCAAGGAGTTGCGGCGTCTACGCAACCGCCTCGCCGAGGAGGGCCCTGTCTCCTTCGCCATCGCCAACACTCCCGATGCGGTCATGGCTGCGCTCGAGCGCTTTTTGATTCTCGAGGCAAAGGGTTGGAAAGGCGCGGGTGGCACCGGCCTAGGGCAAAACTCCAATGACGCCAGTTTCGTGCGCGCCGCGGCAGCCGGGCTCAGCCCCGATGGGCGCGTGGAAATCGGCGAACTCACCGTTAATGGCGCGGTCATCGCGTCGGGCATCATAGTCCGGCAGAGCACCCAGGCCCTCTTCTTCAAGATCGCGTACGACGAAAGCCGCTCGCGCTTTTCGCCAGGCGTGCAGCTAACACTCGAGCTAACCCACCACTTTGCTGCCGACCCAACCATTACCCTAGTCGATTCCACCGCCGACGCCGGGCATCCGATGATCGACCATATCTGGCGCGAACGTCTGCCCATTGGCGATCTTTTGATTCCAACCGCCCCCGACGATCCCGTCGCGGGCGCCATCATCGCTACGATGGCCGCCCGTCGAGGGGCTCGCAGCAGCGCCAAACGACTGCTGCATGCCCTCCGCAACACCAAGGAGAAACGCTCGTGA
- a CDS encoding septation protein A, with translation MTEKAEPEVNWDELRPQLIKMSLELGPLIVFFIANARADIFVATAWFMGAMAVSLILSWAILKKIAVMPLVTGVVVLVFGGLTLWLQDDTFIKMKPTITNVLFGSVLLGGLLFGQSLLKYVFGEVYKLRPEGWSKLTFNWGVFFFVLAVINEVLWRNFSTDFWVAFKVWGIMPLTVIFSLSQMSLLNKYAPADEPEHVPPVVVES, from the coding sequence ATGACTGAAAAAGCCGAACCGGAGGTCAACTGGGATGAGTTGCGGCCCCAGCTGATAAAGATGAGCCTCGAGCTCGGTCCACTGATTGTTTTCTTCATCGCCAATGCACGCGCTGACATTTTCGTCGCGACGGCATGGTTCATGGGTGCGATGGCCGTTTCGCTGATCCTCTCCTGGGCCATTCTCAAAAAGATTGCCGTCATGCCGCTGGTGACGGGCGTTGTGGTGCTGGTGTTCGGCGGCCTTACGCTGTGGCTACAGGACGATACCTTTATCAAAATGAAGCCGACCATCACCAATGTGTTGTTCGGATCGGTGCTGCTAGGCGGGCTGCTTTTCGGCCAATCGTTGCTGAAATATGTCTTCGGCGAAGTCTACAAATTGCGGCCGGAGGGCTGGAGCAAGCTCACCTTCAACTGGGGCGTGTTCTTTTTTGTACTGGCAGTTATCAACGAAGTGCTGTGGCGCAATTTCTCAACCGATTTCTGGGTTGCGTTCAAGGTCTGGGGCATCATGCCGCTTACGGTGATCTTCTCGCTTAGCCAGATGTCGCTGCTCAACAAATACGCCCCTGCCGATGAGCCGGAGCATGTGCCCCCAGTGGTTGTGGAAAGCTAA
- a CDS encoding class I SAM-dependent methyltransferase yields the protein MSIARRHIAAVEALELLGHEDVVEIGCGHGVATRLILERLTTGSILALDRSAKMIGTVEASSLEALASGRLRTRAEALEAVDWQGARFDRILAVNVDFGLRLKEDWPALIKSLLRTGGVFVFAFEAPPGSHKAYAIARRTQKGLEETGFTVSECAGPVRVLRATLD from the coding sequence ATGTCGATCGCCCGTCGCCATATCGCAGCAGTAGAAGCTCTTGAACTCCTCGGGCACGAGGACGTGGTTGAAATCGGTTGTGGTCATGGGGTTGCCACCCGGCTGATTCTGGAGCGGCTCACGACCGGGAGCATCCTAGCGCTCGACCGATCCGCCAAGATGATCGGGACGGTTGAAGCAAGCTCGCTTGAGGCTCTCGCATCGGGCAGGCTGCGCACCAGGGCGGAGGCGCTCGAAGCCGTTGACTGGCAGGGCGCGCGTTTCGATCGCATCCTTGCAGTCAATGTCGACTTCGGCCTTCGTCTCAAGGAGGACTGGCCCGCGTTGATCAAATCGCTCCTGCGCACGGGAGGCGTTTTCGTCTTCGCCTTTGAGGCGCCACCGGGCAGTCACAAGGCCTACGCAATCGCCCGCCGCACGCAGAAGGGCCTGGAAGAGACCGGCTTCACCGTCAGCGAGTGCGCCGGGCCGGTAAGAGTGCTCCGCGCCACACTGGACTGA
- a CDS encoding cupin-like domain-containing protein — translation MTALLTAEQTAFETQFPNQPFRINHGLVGDARLTLPAILELVKALPRDRIEYNSGKAAVSQDPSSTPLVDLDPEEVITQIETAGAWMVLKRVEHHPTYRALLEEALNSVAKARGFKSVKDAGFTDIQGFMFVSSPNSTTPFHLDSEDNFFVQIHGDKQFAIYDNSDRSIASEDQIEHAITKHRNLKFDDAYAARGTVHDLKPGEGVFVPYIWPHWVKTKATYSISLAITWKTPEVKRRNNLYLANSMLRDRGFPQQAPGLSPALDGLKVAAVQAMAIAAAPLRQSEGLRKVIRTLVLGKNANYYYRDKAKPKQAGM, via the coding sequence GTGACCGCATTGTTAACCGCCGAACAAACCGCCTTCGAGACGCAGTTTCCAAACCAGCCCTTCCGCATCAACCATGGCTTGGTCGGAGACGCTCGCCTGACGTTGCCAGCGATCCTGGAACTGGTCAAAGCCCTGCCGCGCGACCGGATTGAATACAATTCGGGCAAGGCGGCAGTCAGCCAGGACCCCTCTTCCACCCCGCTGGTAGATCTCGACCCCGAAGAGGTCATCACCCAGATTGAAACCGCCGGCGCCTGGATGGTGCTCAAGCGTGTCGAGCACCACCCCACCTACCGCGCGCTTTTGGAAGAAGCGCTCAACTCGGTGGCCAAGGCGCGCGGTTTCAAGAGCGTCAAGGACGCCGGGTTCACCGACATTCAGGGCTTTATGTTCGTGTCTTCACCCAATTCCACCACGCCGTTCCACCTCGATAGCGAGGACAACTTTTTCGTGCAGATCCATGGCGATAAGCAGTTTGCCATTTACGACAATTCCGATCGCAGCATCGCCAGTGAAGACCAGATCGAGCACGCCATCACCAAGCACCGGAACCTGAAGTTCGACGACGCCTATGCGGCGCGCGGCACCGTCCACGACCTCAAGCCCGGCGAAGGCGTGTTCGTGCCCTATATCTGGCCGCACTGGGTCAAGACCAAAGCGACCTATTCCATCTCGCTCGCGATTACCTGGAAGACCCCCGAGGTGAAGCGCCGTAACAATCTCTATCTCGCCAACTCCATGCTGCGCGACCGCGGCTTTCCCCAGCAGGCGCCTGGGCTCAGCCCGGCACTGGACGGACTCAAGGTTGCGGCTGTGCAGGCAATGGCGATTGCGGCCGCGCCGCTGCGTCAGAGCGAGGGCTTGCGCAAGGTCATCCGCACACTGGTTCTGGGCAAGAACGCCAATTACTACTATCGCGACAAAGCCAAGCCCAAGCAGGCGGGCATGTAG
- the dapF gene encoding diaminopimelate epimerase, whose translation MNGLGNQIIVADMRGRADRVTPEAAVAINAKPGTKFDQIMAIHDPKTPGTANYIEIINSDGSQAQACGNGMRCVVQVLSENAVQSAFIFETVAGLLTGETQENGLITVDMGTPKFAWFEIPLAEEFGDTRAIELQIGPIDAPVLHSPSVASMGNPHATFWVKDDVWSYALDRFGPLLENHPIFPERANISIAQVLAPDKIILRTWERGAGLTQACGSAACAAVVNGARTRRTARKVTVTLPGGDLHVEWRPDDHVVLTGPAELEWAGTLDPATGEWARAEAAA comes from the coding sequence ATGAACGGGCTGGGCAACCAGATCATCGTAGCCGACATGCGCGGCCGCGCCGACCGCGTTACGCCTGAAGCCGCTGTCGCCATTAATGCCAAGCCGGGCACGAAGTTCGACCAGATCATGGCTATTCATGATCCCAAGACGCCAGGGACCGCCAACTATATCGAGATAATCAACTCGGATGGCTCGCAAGCGCAAGCCTGTGGCAATGGGATGCGTTGCGTGGTGCAGGTTTTGAGCGAAAATGCCGTTCAGAGTGCGTTCATCTTCGAGACCGTCGCGGGGCTGCTGACCGGCGAAACCCAGGAAAACGGGCTCATTACCGTCGACATGGGCACCCCGAAATTTGCCTGGTTCGAGATCCCCCTGGCCGAAGAATTCGGCGACACTCGCGCCATCGAGTTGCAGATCGGTCCGATCGATGCCCCTGTTTTGCACTCGCCTTCGGTCGCCTCCATGGGCAATCCGCACGCTACGTTCTGGGTCAAGGACGACGTCTGGAGCTATGCTCTCGACCGGTTCGGACCACTTCTCGAGAACCATCCGATTTTTCCGGAGCGGGCAAATATCTCGATCGCTCAAGTGCTTGCACCCGACAAGATCATCCTACGCACCTGGGAACGCGGCGCCGGCCTGACGCAAGCCTGTGGAAGTGCGGCCTGTGCTGCGGTGGTCAACGGCGCCCGCACCCGCCGCACTGCGCGCAAGGTCACGGTTACCCTGCCAGGCGGCGACCTCCACGTCGAATGGCGCCCCGACGATCATGTGGTTCTCACCGGCCCGGCGGAACTAGAATGGGCCGGCACGCTCGACCCCGCCACCGGCGAATGGGCCCGGGCCGAGGCCGCCGCCTAA
- the ffh gene encoding signal recognition particle protein gives MFESLSDRLGKIFDGIRGRGALSPADVEAALREIRRALIEADVSLEVVRAFVEQVKDRAVGAEVTRSVTPGQQVVKIVHDELVSVLGSDTVTIDLNAKAPVTLLMVGLQGSGKTTTTAKIAKRLKERQKKKVLLASLDTRRPAAMEQLRVLGEQVSVDTLPIVASETPVQIARRAEREGRLGGYDVLILDTAGRTHIDEELMAETAEIKAIAHPHEILLVVDALTGQDAINVARSFDSRLDVTGIVMTRVDGDGRGGAALSMRAATGKPIKLIGVGEKMDALEDFHPSRIADRILGMGDIVSLVERASESVSAEDAAKMAKKLKKGSFDFEDLRSQLLQMKKMGGMGGLMGMLPGAGQLKKAMAGANVDEKIFDRQVAIINSMTKKERASPDLLNASRRKRIAAGAGVEVSEINKLAKQHRQMADMMKKVSKGGMGALGGMFGGKMGNMLGGMGGMGGMPDLSKMDPAQLEQMARQAGVDPTMLKNLPGAAEAPAPKALPADVGSLLKSSGGPGLPGLGGAPRFPGLPGMGKKK, from the coding sequence ATGTTCGAGAGCCTTTCCGACCGGCTTGGCAAAATCTTTGATGGCATTCGTGGCCGTGGCGCGCTCAGCCCCGCGGACGTGGAAGCCGCGCTGCGCGAAATCCGCCGCGCGTTGATCGAGGCCGACGTATCGCTTGAAGTGGTCCGCGCCTTCGTCGAGCAGGTTAAGGACCGCGCCGTCGGCGCCGAGGTTACCCGTTCGGTTACGCCGGGCCAGCAGGTGGTCAAGATCGTCCATGACGAGCTGGTCTCGGTTTTGGGCTCCGACACGGTCACCATCGATCTCAATGCCAAGGCCCCAGTTACCCTACTGATGGTGGGCCTGCAGGGCTCGGGCAAGACCACCACTACCGCCAAGATCGCCAAGCGCCTCAAGGAACGGCAGAAGAAAAAGGTCCTTCTGGCCTCGCTCGACACGCGCCGCCCCGCAGCCATGGAGCAGTTGCGCGTGCTGGGCGAGCAGGTGAGCGTCGATACGCTCCCGATCGTCGCCAGCGAAACGCCGGTGCAGATCGCCCGCCGCGCCGAGCGCGAGGGACGCCTGGGCGGTTATGACGTGCTGATCCTCGATACGGCGGGTCGCACCCATATTGATGAAGAACTGATGGCTGAGACCGCCGAAATCAAGGCGATCGCCCATCCGCATGAAATCCTCCTGGTGGTCGACGCACTGACCGGCCAGGACGCCATCAATGTCGCCCGCTCTTTCGACAGCCGGCTGGACGTCACCGGCATTGTCATGACCCGCGTCGATGGCGACGGTCGTGGCGGCGCCGCGCTGTCCATGCGCGCGGCGACCGGCAAGCCGATCAAGCTGATCGGTGTCGGCGAAAAGATGGATGCTCTGGAGGACTTCCACCCCAGCCGCATCGCTGACCGCATCCTGGGCATGGGCGACATTGTCAGCTTGGTTGAGCGCGCGTCCGAGAGCGTTTCGGCCGAGGACGCGGCCAAGATGGCCAAGAAGCTCAAAAAGGGTAGCTTCGACTTCGAGGATCTGCGCAGCCAATTGCTGCAGATGAAGAAGATGGGCGGCATGGGCGGCCTCATGGGCATGCTGCCCGGTGCCGGACAGCTCAAAAAGGCCATGGCAGGCGCCAATGTCGATGAGAAGATCTTCGATCGGCAGGTCGCCATCATCAATTCGATGACCAAAAAGGAGCGGGCCAGTCCGGACCTGCTCAATGCCAGCCGGCGCAAGCGCATTGCCGCCGGTGCCGGTGTCGAGGTCAGCGAGATCAATAAACTCGCCAAGCAGCACCGCCAGATGGCCGACATGATGAAAAAAGTCTCCAAGGGCGGCATGGGCGCGCTTGGCGGCATGTTCGGCGGCAAGATGGGCAATATGCTCGGCGGTATGGGCGGGATGGGCGGCATGCCCGATCTGTCCAAGATGGATCCCGCCCAGCTCGAGCAGATGGCGCGCCAGGCCGGCGTCGACCCTACCATGCTCAAGAACCTGCCCGGTGCCGCCGAGGCACCTGCTCCCAAGGCCCTGCCCGCCGATGTGGGCTCGCTTCTTAAGTCCTCCGGCGGACCGGGCTTGCCCGGGCTCGGCGGTGCTCCCCGTTTCCCAGGCCTACCCGGCATGGGCAAAAAGAAATAA
- a CDS encoding EVE domain-containing protein, with product MAYWLMKSEPDVFSFDEMMEKTQQGVLEEWHGVRNYAARNNMKAMEVGDEAFFYHSNIGKEIVGIIRIAAPAHPDSTAELKNGKVVWECVEVEAVKPLPTPVTLETIKNTPELAEMALIKLSRLSVSPVRPEEWALICTMGGL from the coding sequence ATGGCCTATTGGCTGATGAAGTCCGAGCCGGACGTCTTTTCATTTGATGAGATGATGGAGAAAACGCAACAGGGCGTGCTGGAAGAGTGGCACGGCGTGCGTAACTATGCCGCGCGCAACAACATGAAGGCGATGGAAGTGGGCGACGAAGCCTTCTTCTATCATTCCAATATCGGCAAGGAGATCGTCGGCATTATCCGGATCGCAGCGCCAGCCCATCCCGATAGCACCGCCGAGCTGAAGAACGGCAAGGTTGTTTGGGAGTGTGTGGAAGTGGAGGCGGTAAAACCGCTGCCCACGCCGGTGACCCTGGAAACCATCAAGAACACCCCCGAACTCGCCGAGATGGCGCTGATCAAGCTCTCTCGCCTTTCGGTATCCCCGGTGCGCCCCGAGGAATGGGCTTTGATCTGCACGATGGGTGGACTTTAA
- the ftsY gene encoding signal recognition particle-docking protein FtsY, with the protein MSDKKPGFFKRLWGDIVGEQPAPPPEAPVNDVPPGEGAPAENVPPIEDAPPAPEKVETTSPTPDAEPDEVTSPGPPETTPDYVEEVEEQATAARLAQGVPEAVPVVPAPETAEGRRQNWLSRLSSGLRRSSDQLTTSITSVFTKRRLDDATLEELEDVLIQADLGLETAMAITETLRRDRFDRDVSGEDVRAVLASEVEKVLSPVARPLAVEGEHKPFVILMIGVNGSGKTTTIGKLAQKLSAEGKSVMLAAGDTFRAAAIEQLQVWGQRTGAPVVTRPAGADASGLAYDAVTEAKAAGTDVLIIDTAGRLQNRDELMNELEKVIRVIKKVDPTAPHATLLTLDATTGQNAMRQVEIFGQRAGVTGLVMTKLDGTARGGILVAIARKFGLPVHFIGVGEGVDDLEPFAAADFARAIAGRE; encoded by the coding sequence ATGAGCGACAAGAAGCCAGGTTTCTTCAAGCGCCTGTGGGGGGACATCGTTGGCGAGCAGCCTGCGCCACCGCCCGAAGCTCCGGTCAACGACGTACCGCCCGGTGAGGGGGCACCCGCCGAAAATGTGCCGCCAATCGAAGACGCGCCACCTGCTCCTGAGAAGGTGGAGACTACATCGCCCACGCCGGACGCCGAGCCAGACGAGGTGACATCGCCGGGTCCGCCAGAGACCACGCCCGACTATGTGGAAGAAGTCGAGGAACAGGCGACCGCCGCCCGCCTGGCGCAAGGGGTGCCCGAGGCCGTGCCAGTTGTTCCTGCGCCGGAAACCGCCGAGGGGCGGCGGCAGAATTGGTTAAGTCGGCTTTCCTCCGGGCTGCGGCGCTCCTCGGACCAGCTCACCACTTCCATCACGTCGGTGTTCACCAAGCGGCGGCTCGACGATGCTACATTGGAAGAGCTTGAGGACGTCCTCATCCAAGCCGATCTTGGCCTCGAGACGGCGATGGCGATTACAGAAACGCTTCGACGCGACCGCTTCGACCGGGATGTGTCGGGGGAGGACGTGCGCGCCGTTTTGGCAAGTGAAGTTGAAAAAGTGCTCTCGCCGGTGGCGCGGCCGCTGGCAGTCGAGGGGGAGCACAAGCCCTTCGTGATCCTGATGATCGGCGTGAACGGGTCGGGCAAGACCACCACCATTGGCAAGCTCGCGCAGAAGCTCTCCGCGGAGGGCAAATCGGTGATGCTGGCGGCGGGCGATACATTCCGTGCGGCCGCGATAGAGCAGCTACAGGTTTGGGGCCAGCGCACCGGCGCTCCGGTGGTGACGCGGCCCGCTGGAGCGGACGCTTCCGGCCTCGCCTATGACGCCGTGACTGAAGCCAAGGCTGCCGGCACAGACGTGCTCATTATCGATACTGCGGGGCGACTGCAGAACCGCGATGAGCTCATGAATGAGCTCGAAAAGGTCATACGCGTTATTAAGAAGGTCGATCCGACGGCGCCGCATGCCACCTTGCTGACCTTGGACGCCACGACTGGCCAGAACGCCATGCGGCAGGTCGAGATTTTTGGCCAACGCGCTGGGGTTACCGGGCTGGTCATGACTAAGCTCGACGGGACCGCGCGGGGCGGCATTCTGGTGGCGATCGCCCGCAAGTTCGGGTTGCCGGTGCACTTTATTGGTGTGGGCGAGGGGGTGGATGATCTCGAGCCGTTCGCCGCTGCCGATTTTGCCCGAGCGATCGCGGGACGCGAATAA
- a CDS encoding GNAT family N-acetyltransferase, which produces MTVTLLTATTAEHKVSNIPRSLEIELFRDMEVAEGEWRALEAVAVLTPYQRFDWIKGLIDAGLETDEGLAVAAIRWGERTVALLPLAIRGRWGALRIATMLGTASSNSDWLIALPEFKPDAPTLRRLLHRICKAAGGADLVTLYNQPERWQSMDNPVLALNKALGASNTYVATIAATPVPYIDHRLSTKRRNNIRRGMRRLEELYGPVRTVRVNDLPTLEAAHRAFLEQRGARFAEMGVRNIFAEDSFVRFFRQLAAAGFGQRRPALCLHALFAGEEIVATCWGAMAGDHYSQYINSTSSGPAAQYSLMAILNGMVMDDLTQSGIQTMDMGLGDFAYKTEWTQSEPVFHSVIAMTRRGQLAAGFSGLQGIVKRQIKQTPWLWDKAKLLRRILFGLTHRP; this is translated from the coding sequence ATGACAGTGACCCTGCTGACAGCGACAACCGCTGAACACAAGGTATCCAACATCCCCCGATCGCTTGAGATCGAGCTGTTCCGCGACATGGAAGTTGCCGAGGGAGAATGGCGGGCGCTTGAAGCTGTTGCCGTGCTGACGCCCTATCAGCGCTTCGATTGGATCAAAGGCCTCATCGATGCCGGGCTGGAAACCGACGAGGGCCTCGCTGTCGCCGCAATCCGGTGGGGTGAGCGTACTGTGGCTTTGCTCCCGCTGGCGATCAGGGGCCGGTGGGGCGCTCTCCGGATCGCCACCATGCTGGGCACTGCATCGTCCAACAGCGATTGGTTGATTGCTCTGCCAGAGTTCAAGCCGGACGCTCCAACTTTGCGCCGCTTGCTGCACCGGATCTGCAAAGCGGCGGGCGGGGCCGATCTCGTGACGCTCTATAACCAACCCGAGCGCTGGCAAAGTATGGATAACCCCGTGCTGGCTCTGAACAAGGCGCTCGGTGCATCCAACACCTATGTCGCCACCATCGCTGCGACGCCCGTGCCTTATATCGATCATCGGTTGAGCACCAAGCGGCGCAACAATATCCGACGTGGCATGCGTCGCCTTGAAGAACTCTACGGACCTGTCCGGACCGTGCGCGTCAACGACCTGCCAACCTTGGAGGCGGCCCATCGAGCCTTCCTTGAGCAGCGCGGTGCCCGGTTTGCCGAAATGGGCGTGCGCAACATCTTTGCCGAGGATAGCTTTGTGCGCTTTTTCCGGCAATTGGCAGCCGCTGGATTCGGCCAGCGTCGCCCGGCATTGTGTCTTCATGCACTCTTTGCCGGTGAGGAGATCGTTGCGACCTGCTGGGGAGCCATGGCCGGTGACCACTACTCGCAGTACATCAATTCAACCAGTTCAGGGCCTGCTGCCCAATATAGCCTCATGGCCATTCTGAACGGCATGGTGATGGACGACCTCACCCAGTCCGGCATCCAGACGATGGACATGGGCCTGGGCGACTTCGCCTATAAGACCGAGTGGACGCAAAGCGAGCCGGTGTTCCACAGCGTCATCGCCATGACGCGTCGGGGTCAGCTTGCCGCCGGATTTTCAGGACTGCAGGGGATCGTCAAGCGCCAGATCAAGCAGACCCCCTGGCTATGGGACAAGGCTAAGCTGCTGCGCCGAATTCTCTTCGGCTTGACCCACAGACCCTGA